CCCCTGGGTTGCCGCAACGGCCAGGCCCATGGCGAGCACTGCCAGGATCGCGTAGCGCGCGGCGTAGCGCTTGAAAAGCAGATAAGTCAGCGCCATCGGCAGCACCAGCACCGCATGCTTGCTCATCGCCGAGAAAACGCCGATGCCGAAATTCAGCAGCACGCCGGCCAGCATGGCGGAGGCGATCTGCGGCGGTATGCGGCGCGCGATCGGGTCGATCCACCCCAACATGCCGCACACGAGCGCGAGCGCCGCGGCCACCGCGAATGCGCCGACCGCTTCGCCAAAGGGGATGCCGGGCAGGGCGGTGATCAGCAGGGCCGCCCCTGGGGTCGACCATGCCAGCACGATGGGCAGCCGCGTGCGCAGGCTCAGGTAGACACCGCCCAATCCCAGCGCAAGGCAAATCGCGCCAAGCCAGGAGCCGATCCGCGCCGCGTCCAGTCCGGCCGCATGCCCGGCCTGCACCATCAGCACAGCGGTGCCGCCGAAGCTGACCAGCACCGCCACCACGCCGGCGACCACGGCGGACAATGAGGTATCGCCGCGCAGCGTCAAGCCGCCGCTGGCGGCGCGATGGCCGGCTGTCGTGGCGTCGGTATTCGTGGAGGGGTCTGGCATGGGCGGAGGGAGTCGTCCGGCGCCTCAGGCGCGCCCGGTCAGCCTGCGGTACTTGGCCATCAACTGTTCCTGCCCTTCATGCCATTGCGGATGGATTTCGATGCATTCCACCGGGCAAACCACCTTGCACTGCGGCTCGTCGTAATGGCCCACGCATTCCGTGCATTTGTCAGGGTCGATGACGTAGTAGTCCTCGCCCATCGAAATCGCTTCGTTGGGACACTGCGGCTCGCAAACGTCGCAGTTGATGCATTCTTCGGTGATCTTCAGGGCCATGGAGGACAGCGGCGGGACGCCGGTCGGGCTTGCGCAACAGACGCGCGAACCCGGCCATTGTAATCCCGCCGTTCAATGCCGGCCGCCATTACCCGATGCGCTATGAAGGTCGCGTGCAACCGCTGCCACCCGATCCGGGACGCCGCGGATCCGGCTCCGCCGGTCCGCCAGCGTCGCCCCCTCGAGGGGGAAGCGCGCAGCGCTTCGGGGGTGGGCTCTCCCTCTCAGCGCGGCCAGCTCTGTTCGCGATGCTGGCGGGCTTTCTCGTGGAGCCAGCGTTCCACCGAGGGGAATACGAATTTGCTGACGTCGCCGCCCAGTTGAGCGATCTCCCGCACGATGGTGCCCGAGATGAACTGGTACTGGTCGGACGGCGTCATGAACAGTGTCTCGACGTCCGGCAGCAGATGCCGGTTCATGCCGGCCATCTGGAATTCGTATTCGAAGTCCGATACCGCGCGCAAGCCCCGTACGATGACGCGCCCGTTCTGCTCTCGCACGAAGTCCTTCAGCAGGCCGCCGAAGCTTTCGACGCGGACGTTGGGGTAATGGCCCAGGACTTCGCGTGCGATGGCGACGCGTTCGTCGATAGTGAAGAAGGGCTTTTTGTTCCGGCTGTGCGCCACGCCGACCACCACTTCATCGAAAAGCGCCGCGGCACGGCGCACCAGGTCTTCGTGGCCGCGCGTCAACGGGTCGAATGTGCCCGGGTAAACAGCGATGATCATGCGCCCTCCCTTGATTTATAGGTGTGTCACCTCTCCGAACCGGGGATTATTGATCGTTTTCTGCATCGCAGCAAACCGCAGTAGCGCATAGTGGACAGCGCCTGCGCGATCCTTGCGCAGTATTTCGAATTGTTCCGCCGGTTCGAGTTCGGATTCGCTTTCAGCGTAGATCAAAGCGTCCTCGTTCAGGATGCCCGGCAGCAGTGGCCAGAGGCGGGGCAGCCAGCCCTGACCGAATGGCGGGTCGAGCAGCACCAGGTCGTAGCGCGACGCGTCCATGCGGCGCAGCGTTTCCAGCGCGTCTCCGGCATGGATGCGCACCTGGGTGGCGCCCAGCTTGTCGCGCAGGGCGCGCAGCGCCGCCAGCGCCTGCCTGTCGCGTTCGACCATTTGCACATGCGCCACGCCGCGGGAAGCGGCCTCGAATCCCAGGGCGCCGCTGCCGGCGAACAGGTCCAGCACCGACTTGCCGCCGAACTCGCCCCCCCACAAATGGCTGAGCCAGTTGTAGAGCGTTTCGCGGACCCGGTCGGGCGTGGGCCGCAGGCCGGGCGCATCGACCACGGCGATGGGTGTACGCCGGTATTGGCCGCCAACGATGCGAATATACTTGTTCGTCATGCTGAATTTCTTCAAGAAAAGATTCCGTTCATCCACCGCCGAACCCGCTCAGGCTCCTGCGCCTGACGAGGCGTCGGCGCGCGCGGATGACGATTCCGGCCCCTCGGCCGATGTCCCCGCCGCGCCGCCGGCGACGGCCGATCAACCCACGCCTGCCGAACCGGCGCCCGCGCGCGAATCCGAGGCGGTGTCCGCGCCCGCCGCTCCGTCCACGGCCGCCGCTGATTCCGCGGCGCCCTCGGCGACCCAGTATGCACCCGAGCGCGCGGGCGCGCCGATGAACCCGCCTGCCTTGGCTCCTGCGGCGGCGCCCGACGCCTCGCCAGCGCCGGGGCCCGCGACGCAGGCCGCGCCGGACGCATCGGCGCCATCGGCGCCCCCCGCCGCCGAGCCTGCGCAGGCGCCGTGGCCTGCTGCCCGGCCCGAGCCGGTGGACCTGGCGGCCGCCGCCACCCGGGTGCCGGGTGAACCGGTCTTGCCCACGCCGCCGGAACCCGCAGCCGATGCCGCACCCGCAGGCCCCGCGCCCGAGGCGGAGCCCGCAACCGGCAAGCGTTCGTGGCTGCAAAGACTCAAGCAAGGCCTGTCGCGCACCGGCCAGAGCCTTGGCGGCCTGTTCGTGGGCGTCAAGGTCGACGAGAACCTGTTCGAGGAACTCGAAACGGCGCTCATTATGGCCGATGCCGGCATGGAGGCCACCGAGTCCCTGCTGACGGCGCTGCGCGCGCGCGTCAAGAAGGAACGCATAGAGGATGCGGGCAAGGTGCGCGAAGCGCTGCGGCAGATCCTGGCCGATCATCTTCGGCCCCTGGAGCGCCGCTTCGACGTGCACCGCGCCAAGCCCCTGGTGATCATGATCGCGGGCGTCAACGGCGCCGGCAAAACCACGTCCATCGGCAAGCTCGCCAATACCTTCCAGCGGCAAGGCGCCAGCGTTCTGCTCGCCGCCGGCGACACCTTCCGCGCAGCGGCGCGCCAGCAACTGATGGAATGGGGCGCGCGGAACAACGTTACGGTGATTGCGCAGGAAGGCGGCGACCCGGCTGCCGTGGCTTTCGATGCGGTCAATGCCGGCCGGGCGCGGGGCACGGGTGTGGTCATGGTGGATACGGCCGGACGCCTGCCGACCCAGCTTCATCTCATGGAAGAGCTGAAGAAGATCCGGCGCGTCATCGGGAAGGCAGACCCGGCGGCCCCGCATGAAGTCCTGCTGGTCGTGGACGGCAACACCGGGCAGAACGTGCTGGCCCAGATCCGCGCTTTCGATGCGGCGATCAACCTGACGGGCCTGGTGGTCACCAAGCTCGACGGCACGGCGAAGGGCGGCACGCTGGCCGCCGTGGCGGCCGGCACGCAAGGCGTGCGGCCCGTGCCGGTGTACTGGATCGGCGTCGGCGAAGGGCTGGAAGATTTGCAGCCCTTCGTGGCCGACGAGTTCGCCGCCGCGCTGCTGGGTATGGGGTAGGTCCACCCCGAAGCGCTGGCCGACCGGGAGGGGAGGCCCACCCCCGAAGCGCTCCGCGCTTCCCCCTCAAGGGGGCGACGCTGGCGGACCGGGAGGGAAAGGCCCACCCCCGAAGCGCTGACGCGCTTCCCCCTCAAGGGGGCGACGCTGGCGGACCGGCAAAGCCGGATCCGCGCGTCCCGGATCGGGGCGCAACCCCGTTTTGCCTTGTTTCGGTGCAGGATCACGCCCCTGGCGATGAGCGCTGATTATGAATTCCGTCCGCTTGAACCGTGTGGTGCGCGGCGATGCCGCGGAGCTGATTGCCGCGAATGCGGCGAGCCGCGGGTATCACCTGCCTTGGGTGCGTCCGTTTACCGATATGGCG
The sequence above is a segment of the Bordetella genomosp. 9 genome. Coding sequences within it:
- a CDS encoding YfhL family 4Fe-4S dicluster ferredoxin encodes the protein MALKITEECINCDVCEPQCPNEAISMGEDYYVIDPDKCTECVGHYDEPQCKVVCPVECIEIHPQWHEGQEQLMAKYRRLTGRA
- the ftsY gene encoding signal recognition particle-docking protein FtsY yields the protein MNPPALAPAAAPDASPAPGPATQAAPDASAPSAPPAAEPAQAPWPAARPEPVDLAAAATRVPGEPVLPTPPEPAADAAPAGPAPEAEPATGKRSWLQRLKQGLSRTGQSLGGLFVGVKVDENLFEELETALIMADAGMEATESLLTALRARVKKERIEDAGKVREALRQILADHLRPLERRFDVHRAKPLVIMIAGVNGAGKTTSIGKLANTFQRQGASVLLAAGDTFRAAARQQLMEWGARNNVTVIAQEGGDPAAVAFDAVNAGRARGTGVVMVDTAGRLPTQLHLMEELKKIRRVIGKADPAAPHEVLLVVDGNTGQNVLAQIRAFDAAINLTGLVVTKLDGTAKGGTLAAVAAGTQGVRPVPVYWIGVGEGLEDLQPFVADEFAAALLGMG
- the coaD gene encoding pantetheine-phosphate adenylyltransferase; the encoded protein is MIIAVYPGTFDPLTRGHEDLVRRAAALFDEVVVGVAHSRNKKPFFTIDERVAIAREVLGHYPNVRVESFGGLLKDFVREQNGRVIVRGLRAVSDFEYEFQMAGMNRHLLPDVETLFMTPSDQYQFISGTIVREIAQLGGDVSKFVFPSVERWLHEKARQHREQSWPR
- a CDS encoding benzoate/H(+) symporter BenE family transporter, with the protein product MPDPSTNTDATTAGHRAASGGLTLRGDTSLSAVVAGVVAVLVSFGGTAVLMVQAGHAAGLDAARIGSWLGAICLALGLGGVYLSLRTRLPIVLAWSTPGAALLITALPGIPFGEAVGAFAVAAALALVCGMLGWIDPIARRIPPQIASAMLAGVLLNFGIGVFSAMSKHAVLVLPMALTYLLFKRYAARYAILAVLAMGLAVAATQGLLRFDSADWRLTEFVWTTPVLTWRGIVSLAIPLFVVGMASQNLPGLAVLQAAGYGDVPASRIIAVSGGVGLIAAPFGAHSVTLAAIIAAVCAGKESHPDPSRRYVAAVTYGVLYVMLGAAAGAVAVFFQALPPALIAALAGLALLAPIMGGMAAAMRDEEGREAALITLLATASGMSFLGVGSAFWGLAAGLIAHAIMTARRAR
- the rsmD gene encoding 16S rRNA (guanine(966)-N(2))-methyltransferase RsmD → MTNKYIRIVGGQYRRTPIAVVDAPGLRPTPDRVRETLYNWLSHLWGGEFGGKSVLDLFAGSGALGFEAASRGVAHVQMVERDRQALAALRALRDKLGATQVRIHAGDALETLRRMDASRYDLVLLDPPFGQGWLPRLWPLLPGILNEDALIYAESESELEPAEQFEILRKDRAGAVHYALLRFAAMQKTINNPRFGEVTHL